The Fervidobacterium sp. DNA segment GATGTGAATGAAAAGCGTGTATCAAAAATTCTCAAAATAGCAAGGAAGTATCTAAACTGGATACAAAACTCTTTACTTGAAGGCGAATTAACAGTTAGTAAGTTTGAAAAACTTAAAAGTGAAGTCAGAAAAGCAATAAACGAAGAGGAAGATTCTGTATTATTCTATGTATTCTCACAGATTCAACAAGTTGAAAAACAACACCTTGGACAAAATAAAAAAATTGACATTTTAATTTAATAAAACAAATGCCAAACTGGTAATAAGGATAAAATATATGGTGATGTGGAAGTTTGTGAAAAAGGTGCAAATTGTATTTT contains these protein-coding regions:
- the cas2 gene encoding CRISPR-associated endonuclease Cas2; this encodes MYIIMAYDVNEKRVSKILKIARKYLNWIQNSLLEGELTVSKFEKLKSEVRKAINEEEDSVLFYVFSQIQQVEKQHLGQNKKIDILI